CGGACGAACCGGGCGTACTGCACCAGGATCGGCTCGTCGAGGCCCATGTTGCGGCGGATCGCGGCGCGCATCTCGGGGGTGCCGCGCTCACCGAGGATGGCGGTCTCCGGACCGCCGGGCAGTCGACGGAGCCAGATGAAGAGCAGGAGGGAGAGCCCGAACAGCGTCGGTATCAGCTGGAGCAGGCGTCTGACGATGAACCGGAACACGGCGGCCTCGAAGGGGGTGCGGAGGGATGCGGGCGGACGCTGTCGAAACAGCGCCCGCCCGCGTTCCTTGCGTCAGGTCAGGACTTGAACTCGGCGGTGGCGTACCGCTCGTCGGTCAGCGGGCTGGCCTTGATGCCCGTCACGTCCTTGCCGAACACGATCGCCGGCGGCGAGTGCGACACCGGGACACCCGGCAGGAAGTCCATGATGGCCTTGTTCAGGGCCTTGTACTTCTCCACCCGGGCCGCCTGGTCGGCGGTGGTGTCGGCGTCGCGGAACTGGTCGAACAGGGCCTTGTTGTCGAAGCCCCACTCGTCCTTCGGCCGGTCGAAGAAGGTGCCGATGAAGTTGTAGGCGTCGCCGTAGTCACCGGTCCAGCCGAGGAAGTGCAGGTCGTGCTTGCTACCGGAGGTGGTGGCGTTGAGGTAGTCCGGGCTCCACTTCAGCGGGATCGCCTCGACCTGGATGCCGACCGCCTTGAGGTCCGCCGAGAGCAGCTCGAAGATGTCCTTCGGGTTCGGCATGTACGGCCGGGTGACCTCGGTCGGGTAGTGGAAGCGGAGCTTCAGGTTCGCCGCGCCCGCCTCGGCCAGCAGCTGCTTGGCCTTCTCCGGGTTGTAGTCGTACTTGGTGACGTCACCGTTGAAGCCCTCGACGGTGTCCGGCATGAAGTTCAGCGCGACCTTGGCGCCCGGGGGCAGCTTCGAGTCGACGAGCGCCTGACGGTTCAGCGCGTGCGCGATGGCCTGCCGCACCTTGAGGTCGCCCAGCTTCGGGTTGCCCTTCTGGTTGATCGCCAGGTAGAGCACGTTGAACGCCGGACGGGTGAGGACGTTGAAGCCGTCCTTCTTCAGCGGCTCGACGTCGGCCGGGCCGACCAGGTCGTAGCCCTGGATGTCGCCGGAGCGCAGCGCCTGCTTGCGCGCGTTCTCGTCGGAGATCGTCTTGAAGACGAGGGTCTTCAGCTTGGCCTTGTCGCCGTGGTAGTCGTCGTTGCGCTCGATGGTGAGCGTCTTGTTGGCGACGTCCCAGGACTTGAACTTGAACGGGCCGGTGCCGGTCGGGTGCTCCATCGCGT
This genomic interval from Micromonospora coxensis contains the following:
- a CDS encoding ABC transporter substrate-binding protein; this translates as MRAPRPKAAIAAVAVAALAVAGCAESNREDSGGSKKDTLVFGVAGDPKVLDPSFASDGESLRVARQVFETLVRPEEGGTKVTPGLAESWTPDAAGTTWTFKLKSGVKFHDGTEFNAEAVCANFDRWYNAKGLMQSPDVTAYWQDVMGGFAKNEDAQLPPSLFKSCTAKDATTVDLAFTRVSSKIPAALMLPSFSIHSPKALQQYDASNVGGTAEDIKYPSYAMEHPTGTGPFKFKSWDVANKTLTIERNDDYHGDKAKLKTLVFKTISDENARKQALRSGDIQGYDLVGPADVEPLKKDGFNVLTRPAFNVLYLAINQKGNPKLGDLKVRQAIAHALNRQALVDSKLPPGAKVALNFMPDTVEGFNGDVTKYDYNPEKAKQLLAEAGAANLKLRFHYPTEVTRPYMPNPKDIFELLSADLKAVGIQVEAIPLKWSPDYLNATTSGSKHDLHFLGWTGDYGDAYNFIGTFFDRPKDEWGFDNKALFDQFRDADTTADQAARVEKYKALNKAIMDFLPGVPVSHSPPAIVFGKDVTGIKASPLTDERYATAEFKS